Proteins co-encoded in one Campylobacter ornithocola genomic window:
- a CDS encoding sodium-dependent transporter, translating into MNEKFSKIGFVLAVAGSAVGLGNAWKFPTLVGQNGGSAFVLLYLLLTLGVGFVIFLAELSIGKLSEKDPVNAYYTLAPKHKRAWSIVGFSLIGAILIVSFYSVIIGWIVKYAYFGFFPLPKSIEESGAIFGNLLSNDVLSQFVCFTFVFIVIFYVVSKGVKSGIEKLNVWMMPSLFILLILMLGYSFSMDGFSKASEFLFSPDFSKLGVGAFLSALGLACFSLSIGVGSIITYSASLSDKTNFITSTINIIIINIIIGIMMGLIVFTFIFEFNGNPAQQGPGLIFVSLMSLFSNIDPIGFLPLGNILAIAFFIALFFAGITSAVSMIEPLTFYLINSYNFTRKKALIFIAFIVYFLGSLCILSSIEWSKDSLEFFGKSFFDILDFIASNLMMPLGGLFGAIFVGFVLKKEALQTLFFPYMKGKYFECWYFFVRYISPLAVILIMVKQLFF; encoded by the coding sequence ATGAATGAAAAATTTTCTAAAATAGGTTTTGTATTAGCAGTGGCAGGTTCAGCTGTTGGGCTTGGAAATGCTTGGAAATTTCCAACCTTGGTAGGACAAAATGGAGGCTCAGCTTTTGTGCTTTTATATTTGCTTTTGACTTTAGGTGTAGGTTTTGTTATTTTTCTAGCTGAGCTTAGTATAGGAAAGCTTAGCGAAAAAGACCCTGTGAATGCTTATTATACTTTGGCTCCTAAACACAAAAGAGCTTGGTCTATAGTTGGTTTTTCTTTAATAGGTGCTATTTTAATTGTCTCTTTTTATAGTGTGATTATAGGATGGATTGTTAAGTATGCTTATTTTGGATTTTTTCCTTTGCCAAAAAGCATAGAAGAAAGTGGTGCTATTTTTGGAAATTTACTTTCTAATGATGTTTTATCTCAATTTGTATGTTTTACTTTTGTATTTATAGTGATTTTTTATGTAGTATCAAAAGGTGTTAAAAGTGGTATAGAAAAACTTAATGTTTGGATGATGCCAAGTTTATTTATTTTATTAATTTTAATGCTTGGATATTCTTTTAGTATGGATGGTTTTTCTAAGGCTAGTGAGTTTTTATTTTCTCCAGATTTTTCTAAACTTGGTGTAGGAGCTTTTTTAAGTGCATTAGGGCTTGCTTGTTTTTCCTTATCTATCGGGGTTGGTTCGATTATAACTTATTCAGCAAGTTTATCTGATAAAACGAATTTTATTACAAGTACTATTAATATCATAATTATCAACATTATTATCGGTATTATGATGGGACTTATTGTTTTTACTTTTATATTTGAATTTAATGGAAATCCAGCCCAACAAGGTCCAGGTTTGATTTTTGTATCTTTAATGAGTTTGTTTTCTAATATTGATCCAATTGGTTTTTTGCCTTTGGGGAATATTTTAGCCATAGCCTTTTTTATAGCATTATTTTTTGCAGGAATTACTTCAGCAGTTTCTATGATAGAACCTTTAACTTTTTATTTAATTAATTCTTATAATTTTACAAGAAAAAAAGCTTTGATTTTTATAGCTTTCATTGTATATTTTTTAGGAAGTTTATGTATTTTATCAAGTATTGAATGGAGTAAAGATTCTTTAGAATTTTTTGGAAAAAGTTTTTTTGATATATTAGATTTTATTGCTTCAAATTTAATGATGCCTTTGGGTGGATTGTTTGGGGCAATCTTTGTAGGTTTTGTGCTTAAAAAAGAAGCTTTGCAAACTTTGTTTTTTCCTTATATGAAGGGTAAATATTTTGAGTGTTGGTATTTTTTTGTAAGATACATTTCACCTTTAGCGGTGATTTTAATCATGGTAAAACAATTATTTTTTTAA
- a CDS encoding F0F1 ATP synthase subunit C — protein MKKIIFLMLALSGFAFAAEGSMNQWLASFSILAAGLGLGVAALGGAIGMGNTAAATIAGTARNPGLGGKLMTTMFIALAMIEAQVIYALVIALIALYANPFQALVAA, from the coding sequence ATGAAAAAAATCATTTTTTTAATGTTAGCTTTAAGTGGCTTTGCATTTGCGGCTGAAGGCTCTATGAATCAATGGTTAGCTTCTTTTTCTATCTTAGCAGCAGGTTTGGGACTTGGTGTTGCAGCTTTAGGTGGAGCTATTGGTATGGGTAACACTGCAGCAGCAACTATTGCAGGTACTGCAAGAAATCCAGGTCTTGGTGGTAAATTAATGACTACTATGTTTATTGCTTTAGCGATGATTGAAGCTCAAGTTATTTATGCACTTGTTATTGCTCTTATCGCTCTTTATGCTAATCCATTCCAAGCATTGGTAGCAGCTTAA
- a CDS encoding metal-dependent hydrolase — protein sequence MIIKNAKIYGEQKLDIKIEDGKITQIANDLNDDEQIVDIEGKTLLPSFIDLNVRLLDNEFSIDRLYDLEKACLKGGVGTIVLKDSLEANTQGYALYFDKLKSLDINVLPTIDVLDKTEKLKNIATLIDMGAKGLELSSTLGANYLRQCMQYASMKSSPIFLKCFDESFDDHGVMNDSKMSFELGLIGISDIAETSEVAKMKELVEFYGNNACFGALGVIKSFELLENYQSEISIHHLIKDENACENFNTYAKILPPLRSKNELSYLIKMLQKGKIAFLTSLHTPSTKKDLAFDEADFGTDTIAMYMSLCFTYLVKENILTWKELCDFTSYNQAQFLGLNKGKIAIGFDADFVVFDENISCSGCELYKDDKLEGQVIQHFINGKNLSL from the coding sequence ATGATTATCAAAAATGCAAAAATTTATGGTGAGCAAAAGCTTGATATTAAAATAGAAGATGGAAAAATCACTCAAATTGCTAATGATTTAAATGATGATGAGCAGATTGTTGATATAGAAGGTAAGACTTTACTTCCTTCATTTATTGATTTAAACGTTAGATTGCTTGATAATGAATTTAGTATAGATAGATTATACGATCTAGAAAAGGCATGTTTAAAAGGTGGAGTTGGAACTATTGTTTTAAAAGATAGTTTAGAAGCCAATACTCAAGGTTATGCACTTTATTTTGATAAATTAAAATCTTTGGATATTAATGTTTTACCTACTATAGATGTATTGGATAAAACAGAAAAATTAAAAAACATTGCTACTTTAATTGATATGGGTGCAAAAGGCTTAGAGCTTTCAAGCACTTTAGGGGCAAATTATTTAAGACAATGTATGCAATATGCTAGTATGAAATCAAGCCCTATATTCTTAAAATGCTTTGATGAGAGTTTTGATGATCATGGGGTTATGAATGATAGTAAGATGAGCTTTGAATTAGGACTTATAGGAATTAGTGATATAGCTGAAACTAGTGAAGTAGCAAAAATGAAAGAGTTAGTGGAATTTTATGGAAATAATGCTTGTTTTGGTGCTTTAGGTGTTATAAAATCTTTTGAACTTTTAGAGAATTATCAAAGTGAAATTTCAATCCACCATTTAATTAAAGATGAAAATGCTTGTGAAAATTTTAATACTTATGCAAAAATTCTACCTCCTTTAAGATCCAAAAATGAACTTTCATATCTTATAAAAATGCTTCAAAAAGGAAAGATTGCTTTTTTAACATCATTACATACACCTAGCACTAAAAAAGATCTAGCTTTTGACGAAGCAGATTTTGGAACTGATACTATAGCCATGTATATGAGTTTGTGTTTTACGTATTTGGTAAAAGAGAATATTTTAACTTGGAAAGAATTGTGTGATTTTACAAGTTATAATCAGGCGCAATTTTTAGGTTTAAATAAAGGCAAAATAGCAATTGGCTTTGATGCTGATTTTGTAGTTTTTGATGAAAATATTTCTTGCAGTGGATGTGAATTATATAAAGATGATAAATTAGAAGGTCAGGTAATACAACATTTTATAAATGGAAAAAATCTTAGCTTATAA
- a CDS encoding NAD(P)H-dependent glycerol-3-phosphate dehydrogenase, translated as MNIAVIGAGKWGSALYDALSVKNECAITSFHEKDLSYFVSTKKALEYEYLVFALYTQGIYKWLENNFKDLNQKILVASKGIDCKSLKFMDEVFSEFVSKDRLCFLSGPSFATEVLEKKPCALVISGKNQELCNQFASFFPSYIKTYTSSDVKGAEICGAYKNVLAIASGVCDGLNLGNNARASLVSRGLVEMHRFGQFFNAKEETFLGLSGAGDLFLTASSNLSRNYRVGLSLASGKNIKDILIDIGEVAEGVQTAYAIHSLSKQFQIYTPIINEVVLMLEGKNAWESLKDLMSSKEEIS; from the coding sequence ATGAACATAGCAGTTATTGGTGCGGGAAAATGGGGAAGTGCTTTATATGATGCATTGAGTGTTAAAAATGAATGTGCGATAACTTCTTTTCATGAGAAAGATCTTTCTTATTTTGTTAGCACTAAAAAGGCTTTAGAGTATGAATACTTAGTTTTTGCTTTATATACTCAAGGAATATATAAGTGGTTAGAAAATAATTTCAAAGACTTAAATCAAAAAATTCTTGTCGCTTCTAAGGGTATTGATTGTAAAAGTTTAAAATTTATGGATGAAGTTTTTAGTGAATTTGTAAGTAAGGATAGACTTTGTTTTTTAAGCGGTCCTTCTTTTGCGACTGAAGTACTAGAAAAAAAACCTTGTGCTTTGGTTATTAGTGGAAAAAATCAAGAACTTTGTAATCAATTTGCAAGTTTTTTTCCAAGTTATATTAAAACTTATACAAGTTCTGATGTTAAAGGTGCTGAAATTTGTGGTGCATATAAGAATGTTTTAGCAATTGCAAGCGGAGTTTGTGATGGCTTAAATTTAGGTAATAACGCAAGAGCTTCTTTGGTCTCAAGAGGTCTAGTGGAAATGCATCGCTTTGGGCAATTTTTTAACGCTAAAGAAGAAACTTTTTTAGGACTTAGCGGGGCTGGAGATTTATTTTTAACAGCTTCAAGTAACTTATCAAGAAATTATAGAGTAGGTTTAAGTTTAGCTAGTGGTAAAAATATAAAAGATATTCTAATAGATATTGGCGAGGTAGCTGAAGGGGTGCAAACTGCTTATGCAATACATTCTTTATCAAAACAATTTCAAATTTACACTCCGATTATTAATGAAGTAGTCTTAATGCTAGAAGGTAAAAATGCTTGGGAATCTTTGAAAGATTTGATGTCATCAAAGGAGGAAATATCATGA
- the gatB gene encoding Asp-tRNA(Asn)/Glu-tRNA(Gln) amidotransferase subunit GatB has translation MFEVVIGLEVHAQLNTKTKIFCSCATSFGEKSNTNVCPTCLALPGALPVLNQEAVKKAIAFGKAVNATINKKSIFNRKNYFYPDLPKAYQISQFDIPIVENGELFINVNGENKRIGITRAHLEEDAGKNIHESNFSKVDLNRAGTPLLEIVSEPELRSSDEAVAYLKKLHSIIRFLDISDANMQEGSFRCDANVSIRPKGDNKLYTRVEIKNLNSFRFIQKAIEYEVKRQSEAWEDGKYEQEVVQETRLFDTVNLVTRSMRGKEDSAEYRYFPDPDLLPVILNDEMLNQDIPELPDEKKARFIRELGIKESDSEVIVSSLELCRYFEYLINQKLNPKLCVTWLTTELMGLLKGELTIENSPIKQEKLATLIKRIEEGVISAKAGKDILAYVFENTEVEIDDAIEKLGLKQVSDDDAIEKIIDEILANNEDKVAEYKSGKDKLFGFFVGQVMKAGKGAFNPTKVNEILKVKLG, from the coding sequence ATGTTTGAAGTTGTTATAGGACTTGAAGTTCATGCACAATTAAATACAAAAACAAAAATCTTTTGCTCATGTGCAACTTCTTTTGGAGAAAAATCAAATACTAATGTATGTCCAACATGTTTAGCTTTGCCAGGTGCTTTACCTGTATTAAATCAAGAAGCAGTGAAAAAAGCTATAGCTTTTGGAAAAGCAGTTAATGCAACCATAAATAAAAAAAGTATTTTCAATAGAAAAAATTATTTTTATCCCGATTTACCAAAAGCTTATCAAATTTCACAATTTGATATTCCTATAGTAGAAAATGGTGAGTTGTTTATCAATGTTAATGGAGAAAATAAACGTATAGGTATTACTAGAGCTCATTTGGAAGAAGATGCAGGAAAAAATATACACGAGAGTAATTTTTCAAAAGTAGATTTAAATAGGGCAGGTACACCTTTGCTTGAAATCGTTAGTGAGCCTGAGCTTAGAAGCTCCGATGAAGCAGTGGCTTATTTGAAAAAGCTACATTCTATTATAAGATTTTTAGACATTTCAGATGCAAATATGCAAGAGGGTAGTTTTAGATGTGATGCAAATGTTAGTATTCGCCCAAAGGGCGATAACAAGCTTTATACTAGAGTGGAAATTAAAAATTTAAATTCATTCCGTTTTATCCAAAAGGCGATTGAGTATGAAGTAAAACGTCAAAGTGAAGCTTGGGAAGATGGGAAATATGAGCAAGAAGTAGTGCAAGAAACAAGATTGTTTGATACGGTTAATTTGGTAACTAGGAGTATGAGAGGTAAAGAAGATTCTGCTGAATATAGGTATTTTCCTGATCCTGATCTTTTACCTGTGATTTTAAATGATGAAATGCTAAATCAAGATATACCTGAGCTTCCTGATGAGAAAAAAGCTAGATTTATTAGAGAGCTAGGTATTAAAGAAAGTGATAGTGAAGTGATTGTTTCTTCATTAGAGCTTTGTAGATACTTTGAGTATTTAATTAATCAAAAATTAAATCCAAAACTTTGTGTTACTTGGCTTACGACTGAATTAATGGGACTTTTAAAAGGTGAATTAACTATAGAAAATTCACCTATTAAGCAAGAAAAATTAGCCACTTTAATCAAACGTATAGAAGAGGGTGTCATTAGTGCTAAAGCAGGTAAGGATATTTTAGCTTATGTGTTTGAAAATACAGAAGTTGAAATTGATGACGCTATTGAAAAGCTTGGTTTAAAACAGGTAAGCGATGATGACGCTATTGAAAAGATTATTGATGAAATTTTAGCAAATAATGAAGATAAGGTAGCTGAATATAAAAGTGGTAAAGATAAACTCTTTGGTTTCTTTGTTGGTCAAGTGATGAAAGCAGGCAAGGGTGCGTTTAATCCTACTAAAGTGAATGAAATTTTAAAAGTAAAACTTGGTTGA
- a CDS encoding F0F1 ATP synthase subunit A has translation MKDLFLFSSFIDSSHTFAYFFHLGIVVVISLILAKLATRSMQIVPRGSQNLAEAYMEGILSMGRDTMGSDEAARRYLPLVATIGFIVFFSNIIGIIPGFEAPSASLNFSATLAIVVFIYYHFEGIRTQGFFKYFAHFMGPVKILAPLMFPIEVVSHFSRVISLSFRLFGNIKGDDLFLAVILALVPWVAPLPAYMLLTFMAFLQSFIFMILTYVYLAGATVVDEHH, from the coding sequence ATGAAAGATTTATTTTTATTTAGTTCTTTTATAGATTCTAGTCACACTTTTGCATACTTTTTTCACTTGGGTATAGTAGTTGTGATTTCTTTAATTTTAGCAAAACTTGCTACAAGATCCATGCAAATTGTTCCAAGAGGTAGTCAAAATTTGGCCGAGGCTTATATGGAAGGTATTTTAAGCATGGGTAGAGATACTATGGGTAGCGATGAAGCTGCTAGAAGATATTTACCTTTAGTTGCAACGATAGGTTTTATTGTATTTTTTAGTAATATTATAGGAATTATCCCTGGTTTTGAAGCTCCAAGTGCTAGTTTAAATTTTAGTGCAACTTTAGCTATTGTAGTATTTATATATTATCATTTTGAAGGTATTAGAACTCAAGGATTTTTTAAATATTTTGCACATTTTATGGGACCTGTAAAAATTTTAGCACCTTTAATGTTTCCTATAGAAGTAGTTTCTCATTTTTCAAGAGTTATTTCTTTATCTTTCCGTTTATTTGGTAATATCAAAGGAGATGATTTATTCTTAGCAGTTATTTTAGCTCTTGTGCCTTGGGTTGCACCATTACCTGCTTATATGTTACTTACTTTTATGGCATTTTTACAATCTTTTATTTTTATGATTTTAACTTATGTTTATTTGGCAGGTGCAACTGTAGTTGATGAACATCATTGA
- a CDS encoding phytoene desaturase family protein translates to MDVKFDVIIIGSGLGGLSAGAYLAKNGKKVLVLEQHSLIGGCATCFKRKGVLIDVGLHEMDLGEAKTDMKHLVFEKLGIKNKIQLLPLPSAWSIKSKNYNLTLPHGIEKVKEVLKKEFPKESKGIDRYFKAIRLQAYAIRRFSWDLKLSELLLFPFSTAWIFIKNKIFNYKVYDVLNAYIKDDKLKKILNANMSYYHHDSKEFIFSYHAIAQKHYYDGGVYIKGGSQALSYALAEVIKENQGQVFAKAEVVKILTKDQKAYGVEYIQNNQKRTIYAQNILANCDPLIVYKDLLKDLKLIQEIKAIESKKRACSLVSAYFIYDKDISKIYEKMDYCNFIFEDDFLNSSYESTNILKLDIKKRPIAFVNYSKVDSGLASDKYIGVVAFSSNYKEWDLNKQDYKAKKEEVLKAIVQRLDEIFPNLSSYLVHQELATPKTIQRYTKAYEGTIYGFSQDQEGVKYRLHYKSKSIKNLYFANAFIFPGGGFTGTILGGYFCANKMNFH, encoded by the coding sequence GTGGATGTAAAATTTGATGTAATTATTATAGGTTCAGGACTTGGAGGATTAAGTGCTGGAGCATATTTGGCGAAAAATGGAAAAAAAGTTTTAGTCTTAGAGCAACACTCTTTAATTGGTGGTTGTGCTACTTGTTTTAAAAGAAAAGGCGTTTTGATTGATGTAGGACTTCATGAGATGGATTTAGGTGAAGCAAAAACTGATATGAAGCATTTAGTTTTTGAAAAGCTTGGTATAAAGAATAAAATTCAACTTCTGCCTTTACCAAGTGCTTGGAGTATTAAAAGTAAAAATTATAATTTAACTTTACCTCACGGCATAGAAAAAGTAAAAGAAGTTTTAAAAAAAGAATTCCCAAAAGAAAGTAAGGGTATAGATAGATATTTTAAAGCTATAAGATTACAAGCTTATGCTATTCGAAGATTTTCTTGGGATTTAAAATTAAGCGAATTATTGTTATTTCCTTTTAGCACTGCTTGGATATTTATTAAAAATAAAATTTTCAATTATAAAGTTTATGATGTTTTAAATGCTTATATAAAAGATGATAAACTAAAAAAGATTTTAAATGCAAATATGAGTTATTATCATCATGATAGTAAAGAATTTATTTTTAGCTATCATGCTATAGCACAAAAGCATTATTATGATGGTGGAGTATATATTAAAGGTGGTTCACAAGCTTTAAGTTATGCTTTGGCCGAAGTTATCAAAGAAAATCAAGGACAAGTTTTTGCTAAGGCTGAAGTTGTTAAAATACTCACAAAAGATCAAAAAGCTTATGGAGTAGAATACATTCAAAATAATCAAAAACGTACTATTTATGCACAAAATATCCTTGCAAATTGTGATCCTTTGATTGTGTATAAAGATTTACTTAAAGACTTAAAATTAATCCAAGAAATTAAAGCAATAGAATCTAAAAAACGTGCTTGTTCTTTGGTGAGTGCTTATTTTATTTACGATAAAGATATCTCTAAAATTTATGAAAAAATGGATTATTGTAATTTTATATTTGAAGATGACTTTTTAAATAGTTCGTATGAAAGTACTAATATTTTAAAATTAGATATTAAAAAAAGACCTATAGCTTTTGTGAATTATTCTAAGGTTGATAGTGGCTTAGCTAGCGATAAATACATAGGTGTTGTAGCTTTTAGTTCAAATTATAAAGAGTGGGATTTAAATAAGCAAGATTATAAAGCTAAAAAAGAAGAAGTGTTAAAAGCTATAGTGCAAAGACTTGATGAAATTTTTCCAAATTTAAGCTCGTATTTAGTTCATCAAGAACTAGCTACACCAAAAACTATACAAAGATACACTAAAGCTTATGAAGGTACAATTTATGGATTTTCTCAAGATCAAGAAGGAGTTAAATATAGATTACACTATAAAAGTAAAAGTATAAAAAATTTATATTTTGCTAATGCTTTTATATTTCCTGGTGGAGGTTTTACAGGAACAATTTTAGGTGGATATTTTTGTGCTAATAAAATGAATTTTCATTAA
- the radA gene encoding DNA repair protein RadA — translation MAKKHILFECQACGNQQSKWLGKCPECGSWDSFVELKQEQIKLLKELNSLSNTPSSAVCINDVIAENFTRISTDDNELDLVLGGGLVVGSLVLIGGSPGVGKSTLLLKIASNLAKSGKKVLYVSGEESKSQIKLRADRLNANCENLFLLTELCLEDILSELSKKDYEILIIDSIQTLYSNKITSAAGSITQVREITFELMRYSKANNISTFIIGHITKDGAIAGPRILEHMVDVVLYFEGDANKEIRILRGFKNRFGNISEVGIFEMTSKGLISAKDIANRFFTRGKAVSGSALSVVMEGSRALILEIQALVCESTYPKRSATGYEKNRLDMLIALLERKLEIPLGHYDVFINVSGGVKISETAADLAVVAAIISSFKNRPLSKDSVFVGELSLNGEIKEVFSLDVRLKEAKMQKFKNAIVPVKPMEELGLKCFVAKELREVLEWM, via the coding sequence ATGGCTAAAAAACATATTTTATTTGAATGCCAAGCTTGTGGAAATCAGCAAAGTAAGTGGCTAGGAAAATGCCCTGAGTGTGGTTCTTGGGATAGTTTTGTTGAGCTAAAGCAAGAACAAATCAAGCTTTTAAAAGAGTTAAATTCACTCTCAAACACTCCAAGTTCTGCAGTATGTATAAATGATGTTATAGCAGAAAATTTCACTCGCATTAGCACTGATGATAATGAACTTGATTTAGTTTTAGGTGGTGGATTAGTTGTAGGTTCTTTAGTGTTGATTGGGGGCTCACCTGGAGTTGGAAAATCAACGCTTTTATTAAAAATTGCATCAAATTTAGCTAAAAGTGGTAAAAAAGTACTTTATGTAAGTGGAGAGGAGAGTAAATCTCAAATCAAACTGCGCGCAGATCGTTTGAATGCAAATTGTGAAAATTTGTTTTTACTTACTGAACTTTGCTTGGAAGATATTTTAAGCGAGCTTTCTAAAAAAGATTATGAAATTTTAATTATTGATTCTATTCAAACTTTGTATTCTAACAAAATTACTTCAGCAGCGGGTAGTATCACTCAAGTTAGAGAGATTACTTTTGAGTTAATGCGCTATTCTAAAGCAAATAATATTAGTACTTTTATCATAGGACACATTACCAAAGATGGAGCTATAGCAGGACCTAGAATTTTAGAGCATATGGTGGATGTAGTGCTTTATTTTGAAGGTGATGCTAACAAAGAAATAAGAATTTTAAGAGGTTTTAAAAATCGTTTTGGAAATATTTCTGAAGTTGGTATTTTTGAAATGACTTCAAAAGGTTTGATTAGCGCTAAAGATATAGCTAATAGATTTTTCACAAGAGGTAAAGCAGTAAGTGGGAGTGCTTTGAGTGTGGTAATGGAAGGAAGTAGAGCTTTGATATTAGAAATTCAAGCTTTAGTTTGTGAGAGTACTTATCCAAAACGTAGCGCTACAGGCTATGAAAAAAATCGTTTAGATATGTTAATAGCTTTGCTTGAGAGGAAGCTTGAAATTCCTTTGGGACATTATGATGTTTTTATTAATGTAAGTGGCGGAGTGAAAATCAGTGAAACTGCAGCAGATTTAGCAGTTGTTGCGGCGATTATTTCAAGTTTTAAAAACCGTCCTTTAAGTAAAGATAGTGTTTTTGTGGGAGAGCTTAGTTTAAATGGTGAGATTAAAGAAGTATTTTCACTTGATGTGCGTTTAAAAGAAGCAAAAATGCAAAAATTTAAAAATGCTATAGTGCCAGTTAAACCTATGGAAGAACTTGGTTTAAAATGCTTTGTAGCCAAAGAATTGCGTGAAGTTTTAGAGTGGATGTAA
- the ftsY gene encoding signal recognition particle-docking protein FtsY, protein MFGFLKNGLKKTLESIHLVKASNKIITKDLLEEILLEADVAYEIVEEIIYYLPPNDEVKKADLERVMGTYFIYDKPKFANVKPFVDLILGVNGVGKTTSIAKMAHLHKENGEKVILGACDTFRAGAIEQLKLWAQKLDIDIIATSQGHDPSAIAYDAISKALAKNYDRVILDTAGRLQNQKNLANELEKIVRISDKAMQGAPHRKILVLDGTQGVAGILQAKAFNDLVKLDGVIITKLDGTAKGGALFSIARELELPILYVGVGEQLGQIHEFNPNEYVKTLVEEIFA, encoded by the coding sequence ATGTTTGGATTTTTAAAAAATGGTTTGAAAAAAACCTTAGAAAGTATTCATTTGGTTAAAGCTTCAAATAAAATCATTACTAAAGATTTGCTTGAAGAAATACTTTTAGAGGCTGATGTGGCATATGAAATAGTTGAAGAGATTATTTATTATCTTCCTCCAAATGATGAGGTTAAAAAGGCTGATTTGGAGCGTGTTATGGGGACATATTTTATTTATGATAAACCCAAATTTGCTAATGTTAAGCCTTTTGTGGATTTGATTTTAGGTGTAAATGGTGTAGGCAAAACAACTAGTATTGCTAAAATGGCGCATTTACATAAAGAAAATGGTGAAAAAGTTATATTAGGAGCCTGTGATACTTTTAGAGCAGGAGCTATAGAACAACTCAAACTTTGGGCTCAAAAACTTGATATAGACATCATCGCTACTTCTCAAGGACATGATCCTTCAGCTATTGCTTATGATGCTATTTCTAAAGCTTTAGCAAAAAATTACGATAGGGTTATTTTAGATACAGCAGGACGCTTGCAAAATCAAAAAAATCTTGCTAATGAGCTTGAAAAAATTGTCCGTATAAGTGATAAAGCTATGCAGGGAGCTCCGCATAGAAAAATTCTAGTATTAGATGGGACTCAAGGAGTAGCTGGAATTTTACAAGCAAAAGCTTTTAATGATTTAGTAAAGCTTGATGGAGTGATTATTACAAAACTTGATGGAACCGCTAAAGGTGGAGCTTTATTTAGCATAGCAAGAGAACTTGAGCTTCCTATTTTATATGTAGGAGTAGGAGAGCAGCTGGGGCAAATTCATGAGTTTAATCCTAATGAATATGTTAAAACTTTAGTTGAAGAGATTTTCGCATAA
- a CDS encoding TlpA family protein disulfide reductase — protein MKINFFLAVFAMIFFISCSSDRESLSNENIDNTSLNQGENTDFTLKFLDGRKMYVKYHEQEFNFDNTVKAKLFVFFTTWCVPCKAEIPHLNNLNKKYQDNFEVIALFLEENKDQEILAFTQEEKINFPVAIGENNFVFSKVLNVSSIPTMVLFNAKGEKVKEYLGIIPEEMLDIDIQKVVM, from the coding sequence TTGAAAATTAATTTTTTTTTAGCGGTTTTTGCCATGATTTTTTTTATTTCATGTTCAAGTGATAGAGAAAGTCTTAGCAATGAAAACATTGATAATACGAGTTTAAATCAAGGTGAAAATACAGATTTTACTTTGAAATTTTTAGATGGTAGAAAAATGTATGTAAAATATCACGAACAAGAATTTAATTTTGATAACACAGTTAAAGCTAAATTATTTGTATTTTTTACAACTTGGTGTGTACCTTGTAAGGCTGAAATTCCACATTTAAATAATTTGAATAAAAAATATCAAGATAATTTTGAAGTAATAGCACTTTTTTTAGAGGAAAATAAAGATCAAGAAATATTAGCTTTTACACAAGAAGAAAAAATAAATTTTCCAGTAGCTATAGGGGAGAATAATTTTGTTTTTTCTAAAGTTTTAAATGTTAGTTCTATTCCGACAATGGTGTTATTTAACGCAAAAGGTGAAAAAGTTAAAGAGTATTTAGGAATAATTCCTGAAGAAATGTTAGATATAGATATACAAAAAGTGGTGATGTAA